From a single Bemisia tabaci chromosome 10, PGI_BMITA_v3 genomic region:
- the LOC109044733 gene encoding uncharacterized protein has protein sequence MTPSMIKAEAPATTVLHENINILHHHSHHVYLHPRIPTPTENLHSRLSTSDALHSRLSTPDALHSRLSTPDALHSRLPTSDALHSRLPTPDALHSRLSTPDALHSRLPTPDALHSRLSTSDALHSRLPTPDALHSRLSTSDALHSRLSTPDALHSRLPTPDALHSRLSTPDGLHPRVSSSDALHSRLPTPTDSLHQRTLTSAEVLHHQRLPTPTEATSTVPSDCAPASGAKGSKATGTKPKSNQGVRRQEKPPYSYIALIVMAIRNSPMKKLTLSEIYTSLQQEHEFFRGSYQGWKNSVRHNLSLNECFIKLPKGIGRPGKGHYWTVSPASESMFEDGSYRRRPRGYKKKCQPFQHQLPHSHSHAHPSVFMAPNVGAANVNSMLQTVNQYEQMQGYQVQNDYSSAPSCVSPSFNTYHYAGLSGNLEYGAPSGGHHPHAPVPTPVSAAGGAPFERDPVSWMCAFQNEPFLKPSFNSVPMSVPLPVPVDGGASNEYFHQYSLPHSNIDGLRSYQTERKPVVASSQAPVNFLPNESSQAVYYNDCLKYS, from the exons ATGACGCCAAGTATGATCAAAGCCGAGGCACCGGCCACCACGGTGCTCCACGAGAATATCAACATCCTCCACCACCACTCGCATCACGTTTACCTTCACCCGAGAATCCCAACGCCCACCGAAAACCTTCACTCACGACTGTCAACTTCAGACGCGTTACACTCACGACTGTCAACTCCAGACGCGTTACACTCACGACTGTCAACTCCAGACGCGTTACACTCACGACTGCCAACATCAGATGCGTTGCACTCACGACTGCCAACTCCAGATGCGTTACACTCACGACTGTCAACTCCAGATGCGTTACACTCACGACTGCCAACTCCAGATGCGTTACACTCACGACTGTCAACTTCAGATGCGTTACACTCACGACTGCCAACTCCAGATGCGTTACACTCACGACTGTCAACTTCAGATGCGTTACACTCGCGACTGTCAACTCCAGATGCGTTACACTCACGACTGCCAACTCCAGATGCATTACACTCACGACTGTCAACTCCAGACGGCCTGCACCCGCGAGTTTCATCCAGCGATGCGCTGCATTCTAGATTGCCTACACCAACGGATTCGTTACACCAAAGAACATTAACGTCAGCTGAAGTGCTGCACCACCAGAGGCTGCCAACACCCACAGAAGCCACTTCAACGGTGCCTTCCGACTGTGCTCCAGCGTCTGGAGCCAAGGGGTCCAAAGCGACAGGGACCAAGCCCAAGTCAAACCAAGGGGTCCGCCGGCAAGAGAAACCGCCTTACTCTTACATCGCGTTGATCGTCATGGCGATTCGGAACTCGCCGATGAAGAAGCTGACGCTGAGTGAGATTTATACGTCGTTGCAGCAGGAGCACGAGTTTTTTCGCGGGAGCTATCAAg GCTGGAAAAACTCCGTCCGTCACAACCTGTCCCTGAACGAGTGTTTCATCAAACTACCGAAAGGGATCGGGCGCCCGGGGAAAGGGCACTACTGGACGGTCTCCCCGGCCTCGGAGTCCATGTTCGAAGACGGCTCCTACCGGCGCAGACCGCGCGGCTACAAGAAGAAGTGCCAACCCTTCCAGCACCAACTCCCGCACTCCCACTCGCACGCTCACCCCTCCGTCTTCATGGCGCCCAACGTCGGAGCCGCCAACGTCAACTCCATGCTCCAAACCGTCAACCAGTACGAGCAAATGCAG GGCTACCAGGTGCAGAACGACTACTCCTCAGCGCCGAGTTGCGTCTCTCCGTCGTTCAACACGTACCACTACGCGGGCCTGAGCGGGAACCTGGAGTACGGGGCGCCATCGGGTGGCCACCACCCGCACGCCCCGGTCCCGACGCCCGTCTCGGCTGCGGGAGGGGCGCCCTTCGAGAGGGACCCCGTCTCCTGGATGTGCGCCTTCCAGAACGAGCCCTTCCTAAAGCCCTCCTTCAACTCCGTCCCCATGTCCGTTCCACTGCCGGTCCCCGTTGACGGCGGGGCCTCCAACGAGTATTTTCATCAGTACTCCCTCCCGCACTCTAATATCGATG
- the LOC109044732 gene encoding uncharacterized protein, with protein MDDHQESLLQKITDLHDQISSLESLEPSEDTNHLFTQLVLTCLSPITIDIRNLPRRIQETRSNLIKLCSEAESLLESHYAKIISSFDNPIDNLHVFPYYSNYLKLCHQEFTILKRHQTHAPKKVAFVGSGPLPLTSILLATKYLTNTIFHNFDLSSIANREAVRLVTSHLDLSQRMVFRSTDILDVTRDLKDFDVVILAALVGMNREEKVKIIEHLAKYMAPNSILMLRSANGARAFLYPIVEPCDLRGFETLSVFHPTDDVINSVVIARKYSTRPSQKGFGPLLMPCKFSGEINACDLLKRKEIVGQISSSDS; from the coding sequence ATGGACGATCATCAGGAATCACTACTACAGAAAATCACGGACCTCCACGATCAGATCTCCAGCCTGGAGAGCCTAGAACCCTCCGAAGACACCAATCATCTTTTCACGCAACTCGTTCTCACGTGCCTATCACCGATCACCATCGACATCCGGAACCTCCCCCGGAGAATCCAGGAAACGCGATCCAACCTCATCAAACTCTGCTCGGAGGCCGAGAGCCTCCTGGAGTCCCACTACGCCAAAATCATCTCCTCTTTCGACAACCCCATCGACAATCTCCACGTCTTCCCTTACTACTCGAATTACCTAAAGCTCTGCCACCAGGAATTCACCATCCTCAAACGGCACCAAACCCACGCACCAAAAAAGGTTGCATTCGTTGGTTCCGGTCCACTACCCCTCACTTCGATTTTACTAGCCACCAAGTATCTCACCAACACAATTTTCCACAACTTTGATCTCAGTTCGATAGCCAACCGGGAGGCAGTTCGGTTGGTGACGTCACATCTTGACCTATCCCAAAGGATGGTCTTCCGCTCTACGGATATCCTAGACGTCACGCGCGATTTAAAAGACTTTGATGTGGTGATTTTGGCTGCATTGGTGGGGATGAACAGGGAGGAAAAGGTTAAGATCATCGAGCATTTGGCAAAGTACATGGCGCCTAATTCTATCCTAATGTTGAGGAGTGCAAATGGAGCAAGGGCGTTCCTCTATCCTATCGTTGAGCCTTGCGATTTGCGGGGGTTCGAGACTTTGTCTGTGTTTCACCCCaccgatgacgtcatcaattCGGTTGTCATCGCACGTAAGTACTCGACGAGGCCGAGTCAAAAAGGTTTCGGTCCTCTCTTGATGCCGTGCAAGTTTTCCGGCGAGATCAACGCCTGTGATTTGCTTAAGCGTAAGGAGATTGTTGGGCAGATATCCAGTAGCGATTCttga
- the LOC140225662 gene encoding uncharacterized protein, whose amino-acid sequence MGTSDFRIGPQSKDFCDFNLFISSEELQDGSVLTDRTFNHTRGLFMNELWNHKNYIIIAILGSQKEWFHDVRSSIKLEERYPDQNLSDTEMERNTYRYLSFTFQFFWRFFKGQKITICCECTCHWYDPFGKILFRYPDGSGRDFFEGTKQKLIGRYVFDGVGKMTKEIYETFEWEALLHDATDFMLMDTDDFSLFFVDSLGFDIDQKYDINLHVLTPDFSFGILDESLFDHTTAVDTCTVCLATPRSGFIPQYLAPFNCFTHTVWFLVITTVVAILLVQIVFQYSQHTAFRGLYSEQDASAFEATSAALTVYAYFICGSPFRVLLGRFVTGRIIFLVLAFAALIIGTVFTNGMVTLLSERVRYANIDTIDELRRSDILIQSQDMNIQAEFLDEYAEYSELSRKLITSSGYYSALIEEMFIGHKRFAGTYEYYNLTTGYRLTGTEDQAYTNRVQQILKSFTLAAESDAFIFSIPNFLISHQNFWVQPKGALRPVQYHHVKECFLTYPMTFRILKNSIYYDALSRRISQFVESGLVKNLQFLYEGDWRHFSAPEFNQDLPRVFDLRDLQLAFIGLSLGLLVSYFVFVGELLTDLLKH is encoded by the coding sequence ATGGGCACGAGTGATTTCCGCATTGGACCGCAATCGAAAGATTTCTGCGATTTTAACTTGTTCATATCATCAGAAGAGCTACAGGATGGATCTGTGCTTACAGATCGCACATTCAACCACACTAGAGGCTTGTTCATGAATGAACTTTGGAACCACAAAAACTACATCATCATTGCTATTTTGGGCTCACAAAAGGAATGGTTCCATGATGTTCGCAGTTCAATAAAGTTAGAAGAGCGATACCCAGATCAGAACTTAAGTGACACCGAGATGGAAAGAAACACGTATCGATATTTGTCCTTCACATTTCAGTTTTTCTGGCGCTTTTTCAAAGGCCAGAAAATAACGATCTGCTGCGAGTGCACCTGCCATTGGTACGACCCCTTCGGTAAAATACTTTTTAGGTACCCGGATGGGAGTGGAAGGGACTTCTTCGAAGGTACCAAGCAAAAACTGATCGGGAGGTATGTCTTCGACGGCGTTGGTAAAATGACCAAGGAAATTTATGAGACCTTTGAGTGGGAAGCATTGCTGCACGATGCGACAGATTTCATGTTAATGGACACAGACGATTTTAGCCTCTTTTTCGTCGATTCGCTGGGTTTCGATATCGATCAGAAATACGACATAAACTTGCACGTGCTGACCCCCGACTTCAGTTTCGGGATTCTCGACGAGAGCCTCTTCGATCACACGACAGCGGTCGATACGTGCACTGTCTGCCTGGCGACTCCCCGTTCTGGATTCATACCGCAATATTTAGCGCCCTTCAATTGTTTCACTCACACCGTGTGGTTCCTCGTGATTACAACAGTCGTAGCAATACTCCTCGTCCAAATTGTATTCCAATACTCGCAACATACAGCGTTTCGAGGGTTGTATTCAGAGCAAGATGCTTCCGCCTTCGAAGCGACATCAGCTGCGCTCACCGTCTACGCTTACTTCATATGCGGTTCTCCGTTCAGAGTTTTGTTGGGCCGCTTCGTCACTGGAAGAATTATCTTCCTCGTGCTGGCGTTCGCAGCGCTGATCATCGGCACGGTTTTCACGAACGGGATGGTGACCCTCTTGAGCGAGCGAGTTCGATATGCGAATATCGATACTATAGACGAGCTGAGGAGATCGGATATACTCATCCAGTCACAAGATATGAATATTCAGGCTGAGTTTCTCGATGAGTACGCTGAGTACAGCGAACTCAGCCGTAAACTCATTACGAGTAGCGGGTATTACAGCGCACTCATTGAGGAAATGTTCATCGGACACAAAAGATTTGCAGGTACCTACGAGTATTATAACCTGACTACTGGCTATCGTCTAACTGGAACTGAAGACCAAGCATACACGAATAGAGTGCAGCAAATTTTGAAGAGTTTCACACTGGCCGCCGAGTCTGATGCTTTTATTTTCAGCATCCCGAATTTCCTGATCTCGCACCAAAACTTCTGGGTGCAGCCGAAGGGTGCTCTCAGACCGGTGCAGTATCACCACGTCAAAGAGTGCTTTCTGACGTACCCGATGACGTTCCGGATTTTGAAGAACTCTATTTACTATGACGCACTCAGCCGGAGGATCTCTCAGTTCGTAGAGAGCGGGCTGGTGAAAAATCTGCAGTTCCTATACGAGGGCGATTGGAGACACTTTTCGGCCCCCGAGTTCAACCAAGACTTGCCGAGGGTTTTCGACTTGAGGGATCTGCAGTTGGCGTTCATTGGCTTGAGCCTCGGCCTGTTGGTCAGCTACTTTGTGTTCGTCGGGGAACTTTTGACGGATCTGTTGAAGCACTGA
- the LOC109044653 gene encoding uncharacterized protein, producing MSLRNKCIHLIFLMTNSVLQTVQAGVLCVQDTESNLSEFKEELEEAHPDFFNSGSDFDPIPSEAIPADDDVLPDVEYAIKSCFQVACNYFGILHVGGDKMQIPLKEVASIDLNTGAVICRFSSSALRCIKHHRVNVTIFKALYARRPHLARSYLKRKNLPLEGPIFDLSPAGSSRKSSRSDENTTQRSESSAMSATNRFLSKLSKSPSFINSTCSQMVRRLHQSPTYNNLARGLSKSNISSAYNGVVRSLSKASPVAQVSKIWKSGGSAIKRWRSRAEMLKKTNSQNEAP from the exons ATGAGCCTACGAAACAAGTGTATTCATTTAATCTTCCTCATGACAAACTCAGTTCTTCAAACCGTGCAAGCTGGGGTACTGTGTGTACAAG ACACTGAATCCAACTTATCGGAATTTAAAGAGGAACTTGAAGAAGCTCATCCCGATTTCTTCAATTCTGGGtctgattttgatccgattCCTTCTG aagcGATTCCAGCCGACGATGACGTCTTGCCCGACGTCGAGTATGCAATCAAGAGTTGCTTCCAGGTGGCATGCAATTACTTCGGGATCTTGCACGTGGGTGGCGACAAAATGCAGATACCTTTAAAGGAAGTCGCATCCATTGACTTGAATACAGGAGCAGTCATATGCAGATTTTCATCCAGCGCCCTTAGATGTATAAAACACCACAGAGTTAACGTGACAATCTTCAAAGCTCTCTACGCTAGGAGGCCACATCTCGCGAGAAGTTACTTAAAACGGAAGAACTTGCCTTTGGAGGGCCCGATATTTGACTTAAGTCCTGCGGGAAGTTCCAGAAAAAGTTCCAGATCAGATGAAAATACCACGCAGCGCAGTGAGTCTTCGGCCATGAGTGCCACGAATCGTTTCCTGAGCAAGTTATCAAAATCACCCTCGTTCATAAATTCAACGTGCAGTCAAATGGTGAGGAGGTTACACCAATCACCGACGTACAATAATCTGGCGAGAGGGTTGTCGAAATCGAATATTTCTAGTGCGTACAACGGCGTGGTGAGGAGCTTATCCAAAGCTAGTCCGGTTGCCCaagtctcgaaaatttggaaatctGGCGGCTCGGCGATAAAGAGATGGAGATCGAGGGCGGAGATGCTCAAGAAGACCAACAGCCAGAACGAGGCACCctga